In Pseudoalteromonas sp. NC201, a single window of DNA contains:
- a CDS encoding discoidin domain-containing protein: MKTLNKIRNAIPLIAVSSLLAACGGGSDDPKVEEVPVTPAVTTAEVSGSVIKGALSQARISVTALNGSSMMMDENSATSQSGELFIELTGKAGFGINSTIKVTATTSEGSQMRCDASRCGSVGIGEQVSGDYIAGVTLATLSHVAVPFGSNADGSADATIQINALTTLATMLVEQQIAEGRNVSTPELMALAKVEMSALLLRALGWQTGNINVFELPVVSADQLTNFELGETCATSDSGEQSCEMTYVSESVQKLSLFNAAFAQFDEQGSLQGVLSDSASNLSAALGGDEVALEALRLPIYNALQAHPLTAQLDLSADSIMDLALPLFDEPVSTGPMQQVVTSGATITARNAIGDAESADKAFDGDTQTKWLDHNDWQGPPTEEAPSWIQVDFPTQQAISGVYITSANDAPERDPENFSLLASNDEGASWVNLGNVVGASFEARFERQGFVFGNAQKYTSYRIAVTKNKNNDGLLQIGEIQFVGPVYPSVDHTDTETFAVTASNSIGEGENQDKAFDNDPTTKWLDHNDWQGPPTVEAPSWIQVDFNEAVAVNQLAITSANDAPERDPENFALFGSNDNGVTWQQLSNWVGESFEARGERQSFAVANQLPYQSYRLEITKNKNNDGLMQLAEIELIGPEISGLDHAQVQGASYSARFSISDSEGAAQAFDKNVETKWLDHNDWQGPPTVENPAWVQVSLPQAQAVNTLYITSANDAPERDPENFQLLASHDGEVWQVLNTWVGESFESRFERRAFAFANGLAYSHYRLSISKNANNDGLVQIAEIELAGPQYALEDLSDLAGTSFTARNRIGDAESEQKAFDNDTETKWLDHNEWQGPPTEESPSWIQADFTAPQIVSGLAITSANDAPERDPENFQLLGSNDGGETWTEVAVWVGESWDERLQRRAFTFSNAFAYSSYRLNISKNANNDGLVQISEIELLGLSGK, from the coding sequence ATGAAAACGTTAAATAAAATAAGAAATGCGATCCCGCTCATTGCCGTTAGCAGTTTATTGGCTGCATGTGGCGGCGGGAGCGATGACCCAAAAGTTGAAGAAGTGCCAGTAACCCCTGCTGTGACGACGGCAGAAGTATCAGGTTCAGTGATAAAAGGCGCGTTGAGCCAAGCCCGCATTTCGGTGACGGCGCTCAATGGCTCTAGCATGATGATGGATGAGAACTCGGCAACCAGTCAATCGGGGGAGTTGTTTATTGAACTGACGGGTAAAGCCGGGTTTGGCATTAATTCCACCATTAAAGTGACCGCCACAACGAGTGAAGGCTCGCAGATGCGCTGCGACGCCAGTCGCTGTGGCTCAGTAGGAATTGGGGAGCAGGTAAGTGGCGATTACATTGCTGGTGTGACTTTGGCTACCTTGAGTCATGTCGCCGTGCCGTTTGGTTCAAATGCCGATGGCAGTGCTGATGCTACCATACAAATCAACGCCTTGACGACACTAGCAACCATGCTGGTAGAGCAGCAAATTGCTGAGGGGCGTAATGTCTCTACTCCCGAATTAATGGCATTGGCAAAAGTGGAGATGTCTGCGTTATTGCTTCGGGCCCTTGGCTGGCAAACCGGGAACATCAATGTTTTTGAGTTACCTGTGGTTAGCGCTGATCAATTAACGAATTTTGAATTAGGAGAAACTTGCGCAACCTCTGACTCTGGTGAGCAAAGTTGCGAGATGACATATGTTTCCGAAAGTGTGCAAAAGCTTTCTCTATTCAATGCCGCGTTTGCACAGTTTGACGAGCAAGGTTCTTTGCAAGGCGTCTTAAGCGACTCAGCTAGCAATCTTAGCGCCGCACTTGGCGGTGATGAAGTTGCACTTGAAGCGCTTCGATTGCCAATTTACAACGCGCTTCAAGCTCACCCATTAACTGCGCAGCTAGATCTTAGTGCCGATAGTATTATGGACTTAGCGTTACCATTATTTGATGAACCGGTATCCACGGGACCGATGCAGCAAGTCGTGACATCAGGTGCCACTATCACAGCAAGAAATGCTATTGGTGATGCTGAGAGTGCAGACAAAGCATTTGATGGCGATACACAAACTAAATGGCTTGACCACAATGACTGGCAGGGGCCACCTACTGAGGAAGCGCCGTCTTGGATCCAGGTGGATTTTCCCACTCAACAAGCAATTAGCGGTGTTTACATTACCAGTGCTAATGATGCCCCAGAGCGAGACCCTGAAAACTTCTCTTTATTAGCTTCTAACGATGAGGGCGCGAGTTGGGTTAATTTGGGTAATGTGGTCGGGGCGTCGTTTGAAGCGCGCTTTGAACGTCAAGGCTTTGTATTTGGCAATGCGCAAAAGTATACAAGCTACCGAATTGCAGTGACAAAGAACAAAAATAACGATGGCTTACTGCAAATTGGAGAAATTCAATTTGTTGGGCCGGTTTATCCGAGCGTTGACCATACGGATACTGAGACGTTTGCGGTCACGGCAAGCAATAGTATCGGTGAGGGGGAAAACCAGGATAAGGCATTTGATAACGATCCAACTACTAAGTGGCTAGATCATAATGATTGGCAAGGCCCGCCTACCGTCGAAGCGCCTTCATGGATCCAAGTAGACTTTAATGAGGCGGTGGCGGTTAATCAGCTTGCGATAACGAGCGCCAATGATGCACCAGAGCGAGATCCTGAGAACTTTGCTTTGTTTGGCTCTAACGATAACGGGGTTACATGGCAGCAGTTGAGTAATTGGGTTGGTGAATCTTTTGAAGCGCGAGGGGAGCGCCAAAGCTTTGCGGTAGCGAATCAATTGCCATACCAAAGCTATCGTCTTGAGATAACCAAGAACAAAAATAATGATGGCCTGATGCAGCTTGCTGAGATTGAATTAATCGGGCCAGAAATCTCTGGATTAGATCATGCACAAGTACAAGGTGCGAGTTACTCGGCGCGTTTTAGCATTAGTGATTCAGAGGGCGCAGCGCAAGCATTTGATAAAAATGTTGAGACTAAATGGCTCGATCACAACGACTGGCAGGGGCCACCCACTGTTGAAAATCCGGCTTGGGTTCAAGTTAGCTTGCCGCAAGCGCAAGCGGTAAATACTTTGTACATTACTAGCGCCAATGATGCACCGGAGCGTGACCCTGAAAACTTCCAACTTTTAGCATCTCACGATGGGGAAGTGTGGCAAGTATTAAATACTTGGGTAGGGGAATCGTTTGAATCGCGTTTTGAACGTCGTGCCTTCGCGTTTGCTAATGGCTTGGCTTACTCACATTATCGCTTGTCTATCAGTAAAAATGCGAACAATGATGGATTAGTGCAAATAGCCGAAATTGAACTCGCTGGACCTCAGTATGCACTTGAAGATTTGTCTGACTTGGCTGGAACAAGCTTCACCGCGCGTAATCGTATTGGAGATGCAGAAAGTGAACAAAAAGCGTTTGATAATGATACCGAGACAAAATGGCTAGATCACAATGAGTGGCAAGGCCCGCCAACAGAGGAATCACCATCTTGGATCCAAGCCGATTTTACTGCGCCACAGATTGTGAGTGGTTTGGCTATCACCAGTGCTAATGATGCACCAGAACGCGATCCCGAAAACTTCCAGTTACTGGGTTCTAATGATGGCGGTGAGACGTGGACAGAAGTTGCGGTTTGGGTGGGAGAAAGCTGGGATGAGCGCTTACAACGAAGAGCGTTTACTTTCTCCAATGCTTTTGCCTATAGCAGTTATCGTCTAAATATTAGCAAAAATGCGAATAACGATGGCTTAGTACAGATCTCAGAAATCGAGCTCCTAGGCCTTAGCGGCAAATAG
- a CDS encoding TonB-dependent receptor, with translation MANNNNRRHVTGRSRQFSKSALVLAMLSATNWAMAEETEKEEAQEIETIEVRGIRASMAENLAIKRLSNAIVDAITAEDIGKFPDKNVADSLQRVPGVVISRSGGEGENVSIRGLSSDLTFTQLNGNFIASSPGSPSRSFSYSLLPSTMVQSVEVFKSSEARLDEGGVGGTVILHSRKPLDMEANSGALNVEYTYADVTEEYEPNFSGVYSWKNEEETFGLLIGYTKQDRTNRSLGGDMSGGGGWRWATSSDLQATDTAGNVIADSTRRFAALEDAYGNVYDGVWAPQVAGIGVTKEKRERQGLQATIQWRPIDDLSLTFNHFHFELGQNRTTSQMWIPEWKYNPDYLTGITLDETGTIVTGMDFTSGAGGTEGNLEFPWIIGSYTVEKDTSDTYDFAFEYAGDLYDLRGKFGHTEASGGPSESWSAAYKSGQPASRSDSGQVENAASFAGWRLGDRVSLYADPALLSNLQAGIAGDPDPGSTGSSFVVSDLEEDYAQLDLDYRVGYGIVDTLRVGAKYRKATLHRETNNTFFITQDGADRIASGELDPFSQGAIDEVSYQWIGGMPKLEDILNATSEQNIPGGFEVNAMPTINWDRYREIVTSEYVKHTRREPDFVFDIEEEIMAAYLQADFSFGDFRGNIGVRYVETETQIMSSDKINYFLDDIDDVTEEDILGDERLIDVETTTVRTVTDSQFLPSFNIVWDASDNLVIRGAIAKTMSRAPFNDMGAPEQLTFISQEWADDRLEFRGNPVEPGWRGSGGNKALKPFESVQMDLSAEYYYGEGSAVGIAVFNKDVDNFIVPLIITSVRPFEGFDNPFTGVEIVPPGDITVTPFTTTANGTNATSRGVELFAQHAFDNGFGLNVNYTLNDTNQADISVDGEKVGESALVGSADNQFNFSAYYENDTFSVRASYNRRGETALGLADGLTVYQEPYQQVDVNASYNLMENLILTASVINLTKEEPRTFYGEDSKARLRSSSYTGQRYYAGITYRF, from the coding sequence ATGGCCAATAATAATAACAGACGCCATGTGACAGGAAGGTCACGGCAATTTAGCAAGTCTGCACTGGTCCTCGCTATGTTATCAGCTACTAACTGGGCAATGGCTGAAGAAACCGAAAAAGAGGAAGCGCAGGAAATCGAAACGATTGAGGTGCGTGGGATCCGCGCATCTATGGCCGAAAACTTGGCGATTAAGCGTTTATCAAACGCGATTGTGGATGCCATTACAGCAGAAGACATTGGCAAGTTTCCCGATAAAAATGTGGCGGATTCACTGCAACGCGTACCCGGTGTGGTGATTTCTCGTAGTGGCGGGGAAGGGGAAAACGTCAGTATTCGTGGTCTTTCCTCTGATCTTACTTTTACGCAGTTAAACGGCAACTTTATCGCGTCTTCTCCGGGCTCGCCGTCGCGCTCTTTTAGTTACTCTTTGTTGCCTTCTACCATGGTGCAATCGGTTGAGGTGTTTAAGTCTTCTGAGGCGCGTTTAGATGAAGGTGGGGTTGGCGGCACGGTTATTCTACACAGCCGGAAACCGCTGGATATGGAGGCAAATTCTGGGGCGTTGAATGTTGAATATACCTACGCTGATGTGACTGAAGAGTACGAGCCTAATTTTAGCGGCGTTTATTCTTGGAAGAACGAAGAAGAAACCTTTGGCTTGCTAATTGGTTATACTAAACAAGACCGTACCAACCGTTCTTTAGGCGGTGATATGTCGGGCGGTGGCGGTTGGCGTTGGGCAACGAGTTCAGACTTGCAAGCAACGGACACGGCGGGCAATGTGATTGCTGATAGTACACGTCGATTTGCAGCGTTAGAAGATGCTTATGGTAACGTTTATGATGGTGTTTGGGCACCGCAAGTTGCAGGTATTGGGGTAACCAAAGAAAAACGTGAACGTCAGGGGCTACAAGCCACCATTCAATGGCGTCCAATAGACGATTTATCTTTAACATTCAATCATTTTCATTTTGAGCTTGGGCAAAATCGCACCACGTCACAAATGTGGATCCCAGAATGGAAGTACAACCCAGATTATCTTACCGGTATTACTCTAGACGAAACCGGTACGATTGTGACTGGCATGGACTTTACCAGTGGCGCTGGTGGCACTGAAGGGAATCTTGAATTTCCTTGGATCATTGGTAGTTATACGGTAGAAAAAGATACCTCGGATACCTACGACTTCGCCTTTGAGTATGCCGGTGACTTATATGACTTACGCGGTAAATTTGGTCACACTGAAGCCAGCGGTGGCCCTTCAGAATCTTGGAGTGCGGCGTATAAAAGCGGCCAACCTGCGAGTCGCAGCGATTCCGGGCAGGTTGAAAACGCCGCTTCATTTGCAGGGTGGCGATTAGGTGACAGAGTGTCGCTGTACGCTGATCCCGCTTTGTTGTCTAACCTTCAGGCTGGTATTGCCGGCGATCCCGATCCGGGTTCGACAGGTTCAAGCTTTGTCGTCAGTGACTTAGAAGAGGACTATGCTCAGTTAGACCTTGATTATCGCGTCGGGTACGGCATCGTTGATACGCTGCGCGTCGGTGCTAAATATCGTAAAGCAACACTACACCGCGAAACCAACAACACCTTCTTCATTACTCAAGATGGGGCTGACAGAATTGCCAGTGGCGAGCTAGATCCATTTAGTCAAGGTGCCATTGATGAAGTGTCTTATCAGTGGATTGGGGGTATGCCAAAACTGGAGGATATTTTGAATGCAACGTCTGAACAAAATATCCCAGGCGGTTTTGAAGTGAATGCGATGCCCACGATCAATTGGGATCGATACCGCGAAATCGTGACCAGTGAATATGTTAAGCACACGCGCCGTGAGCCTGATTTTGTGTTCGACATAGAAGAAGAGATCATGGCCGCCTATCTACAGGCCGATTTTTCTTTTGGAGATTTTAGAGGAAACATCGGGGTACGCTATGTCGAGACCGAAACGCAGATTATGTCGTCGGATAAAATTAACTACTTTTTAGATGACATTGATGATGTCACCGAAGAGGATATTTTAGGTGATGAGCGCCTTATTGACGTTGAAACCACCACCGTGCGTACCGTAACCGACTCGCAATTTTTGCCTAGCTTCAATATTGTTTGGGATGCCAGCGACAATCTTGTCATACGTGGTGCTATCGCCAAAACGATGTCTCGAGCTCCGTTCAACGACATGGGGGCACCAGAGCAGCTGACCTTTATCTCTCAAGAATGGGCAGACGACAGGCTCGAGTTTAGAGGCAACCCTGTGGAGCCAGGATGGCGCGGCTCAGGTGGTAACAAGGCGCTAAAACCATTTGAATCGGTACAGATGGATTTATCTGCGGAGTATTATTATGGCGAAGGATCTGCGGTTGGCATTGCGGTATTCAACAAAGACGTAGATAACTTTATCGTGCCCTTGATTATTACCTCAGTAAGGCCGTTTGAGGGCTTTGATAACCCTTTTACCGGTGTTGAAATTGTACCGCCGGGTGATATTACCGTCACGCCGTTTACCACCACCGCCAATGGTACAAACGCAACCTCTCGGGGAGTAGAGCTGTTTGCACAACATGCTTTCGACAATGGCTTTGGTCTCAACGTTAACTACACCCTAAACGATACCAATCAGGCAGACATTAGCGTAGACGGTGAAAAGGTCGGTGAGTCTGCGCTTGTTGGCAGTGCCGATAATCAATTTAACTTCTCCGCCTATTACGAGAATGACACCTTTAGTGTCAGAGCATCATATAACCGCCGAGGAGAAACCGCTTTGGGGCTTGCTGACGGGCTCACTGTATATCAGGAACCATACCAACAAGTTGATGTGAACGCTTCATATAACTTGATGGAAAACCTGATCCTAACCGCGTCTGTGATCAACCTAACCAAAGAAGAACCGAGAACCTTTTATGGTGAAGATTCTAAAGCGAGATTGCGCAGCAGCAGCTACACCGGGCAGCGCTACTATGCCGGGATCACCTATCGATTTTAA
- a CDS encoding copper homeostasis protein CutC — protein sequence MNSANYSGKNLEICLSSDNPHLLQRNAQIAFASGATRIELCGVLSCGGLTPNPTAIAAVAQYLPSFGECIVMLRQAPHFFIDDTMLYQLQKEIDGIACAGATGIALGFIDDNQEIAADHCSALIATAKSLGLSVTFHRAFDAAANWQQAAETLLELGVERVLSAGNTWQSGKGAAFGTSQLIALLKKLNAEIEVVIGGGVNTKNAADLWLLSEFGPLSLHTHSGVHHGDEVCPRLVNAILTGSEKAIQ from the coding sequence ATGAATTCGGCAAACTATTCAGGTAAAAACTTGGAAATATGCCTCAGCAGCGATAATCCTCATTTGTTGCAGCGAAATGCACAAATTGCTTTTGCATCAGGTGCAACAAGGATAGAGCTCTGTGGTGTTCTGAGTTGCGGTGGCTTGACCCCAAACCCGACGGCGATAGCGGCAGTTGCCCAGTATTTACCAAGCTTTGGCGAATGTATTGTGATGTTACGCCAAGCACCGCATTTTTTTATTGATGACACCATGCTCTATCAGTTACAAAAAGAGATAGATGGCATTGCTTGCGCGGGTGCAACCGGTATTGCGCTTGGTTTTATCGACGACAATCAGGAGATAGCGGCTGACCACTGTAGCGCACTCATTGCCACGGCAAAATCCTTAGGCCTTTCTGTCACCTTTCATCGCGCCTTTGATGCCGCTGCAAACTGGCAGCAGGCAGCCGAGACGCTGCTAGAGTTAGGCGTTGAGCGGGTCTTAAGCGCCGGCAATACATGGCAAAGTGGTAAAGGCGCAGCGTTTGGTACCAGTCAGCTCATTGCCTTACTGAAAAAACTCAATGCTGAAATCGAAGTGGTGATCGGTGGAGGGGTCAACACGAAAAACGCCGCGGATCTTTGGCTTTTAAGTGAATTTGGTCCACTCTCTCTACATACTCACTCTGGCGTGCATCATGGCGATGAAGTTTGCCCAAGGCTAGTTAATGCAATACTCACCGGATCAGAAAAGGCAATACAATGA
- a CDS encoding BadF/BadG/BcrA/BcrD ATPase family protein: MTASKLFLGIDGGGTKCKVRLEDQHGQLLAEATSGPANIATSIHQAQESMLSATMTALTNAKIPHHDIANISAFAGLAGANVTTACEAMQQWRSPFARFQFSTDAHIACLGAHQHEDGGVIILGTGFCAGLVTHGQFREFGGHGLLLSDGASGSWIGLSLVKHAIEVLDTLSPSSLMIESFLAAMNCHSTEQLVKLTLNATPQYFAQFAQHVFATPNDPYAEQILSSAARFIERYVRHLQSLGAHKVALVGGIATPIRPWLASEYADTLVTPALPPEVAALTLARR; the protein is encoded by the coding sequence ATGACAGCATCGAAGCTATTTTTAGGGATTGATGGTGGCGGTACGAAATGTAAAGTCCGCCTCGAGGATCAACATGGACAGCTCCTTGCCGAGGCCACCAGCGGCCCTGCAAACATAGCAACATCAATACATCAGGCCCAAGAGTCAATGTTGAGCGCAACAATGACAGCGCTGACAAACGCAAAAATCCCCCACCACGATATTGCCAACATCAGTGCTTTTGCAGGACTTGCCGGCGCGAATGTCACGACGGCTTGTGAGGCGATGCAGCAATGGCGTTCCCCTTTTGCACGTTTTCAATTTTCAACCGATGCACACATAGCTTGCCTTGGTGCGCATCAACACGAAGATGGCGGTGTAATCATTCTTGGCACCGGATTTTGCGCGGGTCTGGTGACGCATGGACAATTTAGGGAGTTCGGCGGCCACGGATTATTACTCAGTGATGGTGCAAGTGGCAGTTGGATCGGTTTGAGTTTAGTGAAGCATGCCATCGAGGTGCTTGATACACTGTCCCCTAGCAGTCTGATGATTGAGTCGTTTTTGGCTGCCATGAATTGCCACAGTACCGAACAGCTAGTCAAACTCACGCTAAACGCCACTCCCCAGTATTTTGCCCAGTTTGCTCAACATGTTTTTGCTACGCCAAACGATCCCTATGCTGAGCAAATCTTAAGTAGCGCGGCACGGTTTATTGAGCGTTATGTCCGTCATTTGCAGAGCTTAGGGGCACATAAAGTCGCGTTAGTTGGAGGCATTGCCACGCCCATTCGTCCATGGTTAGCTTCTGAGTACGCAGATACGCTGGTGACACCGGCATTACCACCAGAAGTCGCAGCGTTAACGCTCGCTCGACGTTAA